The genomic window CGGTAAGAGAATATGATGGAGCTAAAATAATTAAAGACCTAACTGGTAGAGAAGTTCCTGTATTAGTAGATCCAACATTATTATTAAAAAAGGAAAAATGGTTATCAATATCTAAGGTGGATAGCAATAAGCCTTCTAAAAAATATTTACTTACATATTTTTTAGGTGGTGTTCCTAAGAAATACAAAGAACAAATTGCAATCATTTCTAAAAGAAATAATCTTGATGTAGTCAATTTAGGAGATATTAGAGAAGAGCTGTATTATGCGATAGGGCCTAGTCAATTCCTCGATTATATTAATTCGTGTAGTATTTTTTGTACTGATTCATTTCATGGAGCAGTATTTTCAATTCTACTTGAGAAACCTTTCTTAATTTATAATAGAGAAGGAAGTTCTGTATCCATGTATTCAAGAATTGATACGCTATTGGATAAATTTGATTTACATTCCAGAAAAGCAGAGAGTTTTAATATTAATTCAAATAATACAAAGCTTTTTGAAGTTGATTATAGTCATGTTACACATATTTTAGATGCTGAACGAAATAAGGCTTTAGAGTATTTAACAAAAGCTTTAGGTGTTAAGGGTGAGAATTAAGCTATGAAGATTAATCAACTTAAAGCAGGGGCTGCTTTATCATATATATCTATGGCGCTTGGATATATTATATCAATAA from Caldisalinibacter kiritimatiensis includes these protein-coding regions:
- a CDS encoding polysaccharide pyruvyl transferase family protein — its product is MKKIGLFTINDYNNYGNRLQNYAVQEYLKSLGFEVETIRNGTKYSKYSKRPNLISRVENLIKLTPREAYIKVTNKFLEKVNNNKIKELKNSRERNFKKFTKEHILETDYSISDTNIPEDLSNNYDYFITGSDQVWNPYNHRTSDIDFLTFAPRNKRIALSPSFGVSKIPEDYIERYRKWISEINSLSVREYDGAKIIKDLTGREVPVLVDPTLLLKKEKWLSISKVDSNKPSKKYLLTYFLGGVPKKYKEQIAIISKRNNLDVVNLGDIREELYYAIGPSQFLDYINSCSIFCTDSFHGAVFSILLEKPFLIYNREGSSVSMYSRIDTLLDKFDLHSRKAESFNINSNNTKLFEVDYSHVTHILDAERNKALEYLTKALGVKGEN